The sequence below is a genomic window from Cloacibacillus sp..
TATCTATGCAGTCGCTCCAACCGTATAAAACGATAGAAATGCTCAAAGAACCTGAAAGTCCGGAGGCAAAGCAGATCGTTGAACTGATAAAGAAATCCGACCTGGATATCGATGATTTTAAGTACGACGGAAAACTCCTGGAGGCCATCCCGCTGAAAATGGATGATGAGACGGTAAGAGCCAAAAACATTCAAAATAAGGAAAAGTCCATCGATATATTGAAACTGACCTCTACCCACAGAGGAAAAGAACTGCCCAGCATTGTCTTTGATTCGCTCGGAACAAAGAAAATAGTCTCGCTCGCGGGCTACCTGGTCGAATGGCTGAATAAAGGCGGTTGTCTGTTCATCGACGAATTAGACAGCGGCATACATTTTAAGCTCTCCAGAGCGATAGTTTCTCTTTTCAACAGCTCGCTGAACGATCGCGCGCAGATGATTTTTTCAACACACGATGCAAGTCTGCTTGATATAAAGACGCTTTTCCGCAAAGAACAGATATGGTTTACAGATAGGGTCGAAGATAAAGTTTATCTATACCCGTTGTCCTGTTTTACGGCGGAAAAATCGGGTATACGGACAGATTCAGAGCTGTATGAACGCTATGTAAAGGGATTTTTAGGGGCTCTGCCGGATCCTTCGCTGATAGATGTTTTAATAGACATCAAAAACGGCAAACGCGATGAATAAATTTCCCCCGTACCTGACAGACAGAAAATCACAGAGGCGCGTATGCTTGATACTCGAGGGTTTTGAGGAATACTATTATTTCAAAAGGCTGTTGTCGCTGGGGGTCTTTTCGTCCGTTTATGATATTACGCTTATCAACGCGAAAAGCGCCAGCAGCATACCGGCCAAATACCAGGATGCGCTGGCAAGCGATTCGTATTCGATCGTCCTGATCGTCTGTGATATGGATAGAAGACCAAAAGAATACGAGATGATCTTACAGGGAGTAAAAGATATAATAGGAGACAACTGCGGAGAAAAGGTGATCGTTTTCACGCGCCCATGCACTTTGCAGGTAATTCTATATCACTTTGGCGACGTGACGCTGACAACACAGTCCAAAAAGTCTGCGAGGGCAGACGTTCAGCGTCTGACTGGCGTGGCAAATTATGACGCTCATCAAGATCAGCTGGAACGAATTTGTCAGGGAATATACCGTAAAAGTTGGAATGATATGTGTAAACGCCTGAAATCACTGAGCACCGACTCCCATGATATTCCTTCAAGTAATATGTGGGTGCTTTTTGAACGCTTATCTTCTGACGACTTTGCATGGATAGATGAGATGGATAAATCAATCTTTACTAAATAGATATATGGAGGATATGTAAATGACGACGATCATGTACGGTACAAAGCACTGCCCAGACGTGCGCGCGGCGCTCGTGGAGATAGCGGAGAAGGGGCTCGATATTGAGTTCAGAAACTTCGACGACAGCGTGGCCTATCTCAAAGAATTCGTCCTGATGCGCGACAAGCGTGCCGAGTTCGCGGATAAAAAGGAAAACGGCTATCTGGGCATTCCCTGCTTCGTGACGGAAGATGGAAAGATCTTTTTTGAATTAAAGGATATACTTTAAATCGCGGTTTAACACAGGTTTTTGGCTCCCTGGCCGCTTCGGAGAGGGAGGCTGTAAGGACAAACTCAAAAGCTAAATTGCAATTTATTAGAAACGGGAGAGCGAAAATATTCCGCCTCCCGTTTTTTCAGATCAGTTATCTTTTATTTCATCCTCTATGCGCTGAGCCAGCGCCCCATATTTGAGAGAAAGAGCCTGTATAGGTGCGCCGCTACGGGGCCGGGGCGACCAGAGCCGATCGTGGTATTGCCCACGCGCACGACCGAGAGCACTTCGTTGACGGTGCCGGTGATGAAGGCCTCGTCGGCCTGCGCCAGTTCCTCTTCGCGCGGGCAGCGCTCTTCGACGGTGAAACCGTTCTCCCGCACGAGCGTGAGCACGACACTGCGCGTTACGCCGTCAAGCACCCTGCCCACGGGCGCGGTAATAATCTTTCCCTCTTTGCAGAGGAAAAAGTTATTAGTCATCGCCTCGGTGATCTCACCGTCCGGCATGTAGAGCGACTCGTGGTTCGCCTTGTCGCCGCCGAGCGGGATGAGGGCGAAGAGATAGTTTATACTTTTACAGAGCGGATAGGGACGCTCCACGCGGTTCGGTTCGAGCACCGCGCCCCGTCTCCGTTCCTCGTCCGGGGTTTTGTTTATCCCGCCGAAGAGGACGAAGAAACGCGGCTCGGGGAAGGAACCTTTGTTGTTTATATCTCCGCCCGTTATGTAAGGGCGTACGAGCCCCTCCGCGGGGCAGCCCTCTACCCTGAGCCCACCCTCTATAACCTCCGGCAGCCGTGGAAATATTTTTTCGGCAGAGATACCCGCCCGCCGCGCGCTCTCCGCGAAGCGTTCCAGGTGCATATCCAGGCCGAATAATTTGCCGTCATAGATGCGTACCGCCTCAAAGACCGCGACGCCGCGCTGGATAGCCATGTCGGTGACAGGGAGACGGCATTCGGAAACCGGCGCGTATTTACCATCGATATAGCAGAGCGACATTCTCATACCACTTCCTTTTCTATAATACTGGATGTTATCAGTATAGGACAGCTATGCTCCGCTGTATCTAATATCTCCCTTTAAGCTCATTTATGCCCAATTTAGCGCGAATTTAACCGATAAAAAACCCGCGCCGCCATATGATAATGAGGCGGCGCGGGTTTTTTATTATTATTCTTTTAACTCTTTTTAATGATAAAAGCAAGAGCCGGAAGCAGCAGCAGTACCAGACCCGCGCCCGTATTACAGCCGCTGGAAGATGAGCCGCGCGGTGCCTCCGGGTTGATCTCATCCGCCGGGTCAACGGGAGGATTGTCGGGGTCCACCTTATCATCGGCGGCAACCACCGCGAAGGGGATTACAAAGATATCCACCGTGGCCGAGATATTACCGTTTTTCACGGTCAATGTCGTGCGGCCCGGCTTCAGAGCCGTCAGCATGCCGTCCTCATCCACAAGCGCCACAGAGGCGTCCGCCACCTCGTATTTGGTCCCGTCCTTTTTGTGCGAGACATTCTTCCTCTTTCCCGTGGAATAACTCCCACTTATTGCCAGGCGGCGCGTCGTACCGGCGCTTATGAGAACGGGCGACTCAGGATAACAGGAAAGCCCCGTCAGCTTTCCAAGCGCCTGCCCCTCGGCCTTCGTATTTCGGTTTTCCAAAAGCGACTCAAGCTCGCCAAGCTTCTGCGTAAATTCGGCGTCGGAGAGGCTGGAGAGCGCGGCACCGGCGCTCCCTTTCATCAACGATGGAGTGGGCTGTTCAGGGAAGCGCAGCTGCGACCTTTGCGGTATCGGTTCAAAGGCGGAGACGGGGCCGCATAACAGGGCCGCTACCCTTGAGGCTATCCCTGCATCCGTGCCCATACCCATGTGCTGGCGGCCTTTGATGATCTCCGATTTATCGCGGCTCATAACGCCCTCCCAGAGGGCGCTGGAGAGGCCCACCAGACAGTCTGAATCCTCCGGCTCGAATCTGGGTTTGCCGCCGTTATTGTTATATCCGTCAAAGAGCGCAGGAATATTATTATATATTTTCTTGTGCGTGTAGGGGGTGATTATTCCCTCTATGATCTTGCCGACCGCCCCCGGCATGATAAGCGCCTCGCCGGTATCGCCGGCGATCCGGTAGAGCGGCAGTCCGGCGGGGAGATTGTCGTTGAGCAGGCGCAGCTCGGAGCTGTTTAATGCAAGATCCTTTATGGCGCTCCCTTTGACGTTCATCCCCGCCTTGCCCATTATCTCAAAGACCTGTTCCATCTTTTCCCGATAGTCGGGAGAGGCCGCGATCGTATCGTCGCTGAGCCAGAGAACGTCCTCAGTCACATAGGAGGCGATGCCGGAGCCGGTATTCGGCGTCGCGAGCATGACTATGCGGCGCACCGCACCCTGGTTGTAGTTCTGGTTGTTCCGGTAGTATCTGTTGAGAAAGAATTTTCGCGCCATCAGGCCGCCCATGCTGTGGCCGACCAAATCAACGCGCGTCGCCTCGATCTTCTTCATGCGCAGGTCGCGGACCATATTTTCGACGGCGCGGCAGAAGATATCGGCGCTCCGCGGCAGTACCTCCGACGGCCCTTGATCGCCGGGATATTCAAAATATCCGTGATGCGCCCCTTTGGCAAAGAGGGCTCCCGCGACCGTTTGTTCGTCGTTGACGTCTCCGAAGGTCTCGCCGTCCGACCAAAGTCCGTGGACGAGCACCACGGGGGCGCGGTATATCTTTATCTCTTTGGAGAGGCCTTCGTCACCCTGGGAGGCGGTGACGGTGATAGGGAAGAACTCCTGCTTATCGTTCCCCGGCCATTCCTCGGGGGCGGTGAGCACGGCGCTGCTCTGATACTTGCCAGCCGCGCCGACCGGCTCCGTTTTTACGGTCAGCCTGCTGCCGGAGGCGGTTCTCTTTATATTTTCCAGGACCGCGCCCGGCGGCAGATTCGCGGAGAGCGTAATGTCCTCCGGCCGCGGCGACTGTACGCGTATCACCAGGCGGGCGTTTCCGTCGGCGGCAATGCCAAGGCGTTCACGCACGGCGGGGTTCACTTTGCCGATAAATTCCTCCGTCAGCGCTGTCCGGTGATTCGGTATGTAGCTATAGCAGTCCTCGGAGAGGTTCTGAATGACGCCGCCGAGGACGTTGATACTCAAAGCGGCCTCGGCGCTCGCAGAGACGGACAGCAGGAACAGGGCGAAGATCAGCGGATAGGAAAGTTTTCTCATCGATAGGCCTCCGTTTTTCTATTCTCAGCC
It includes:
- a CDS encoding AAA family ATPase → SMQSLQPYKTIEMLKEPESPEAKQIVELIKKSDLDIDDFKYDGKLLEAIPLKMDDETVRAKNIQNKEKSIDILKLTSTHRGKELPSIVFDSLGTKKIVSLAGYLVEWLNKGGCLFIDELDSGIHFKLSRAIVSLFNSSLNDRAQMIFSTHDASLLDIKTLFRKEQIWFTDRVEDKVYLYPLSCFTAEKSGIRTDSELYERYVKGFLGALPDPSLIDVLIDIKNGKRDE
- a CDS encoding aminotransferase class IV; the protein is MSLCYIDGKYAPVSECRLPVTDMAIQRGVAVFEAVRIYDGKLFGLDMHLERFAESARRAGISAEKIFPRLPEVIEGGLRVEGCPAEGLVRPYITGGDINNKGSFPEPRFFVLFGGINKTPDEERRRGAVLEPNRVERPYPLCKSINYLFALIPLGGDKANHESLYMPDGEITEAMTNNFFLCKEGKIITAPVGRVLDGVTRSVVLTLVRENGFTVEERCPREEELAQADEAFITGTVNEVLSVVRVGNTTIGSGRPGPVAAHLYRLFLSNMGRWLSA
- a CDS encoding alpha/beta fold hydrolase, with the protein product MRKLSYPLIFALFLLSVSASAEAALSINVLGGVIQNLSEDCYSYIPNHRTALTEEFIGKVNPAVRERLGIAADGNARLVIRVQSPRPEDITLSANLPPGAVLENIKRTASGSRLTVKTEPVGAAGKYQSSAVLTAPEEWPGNDKQEFFPITVTASQGDEGLSKEIKIYRAPVVLVHGLWSDGETFGDVNDEQTVAGALFAKGAHHGYFEYPGDQGPSEVLPRSADIFCRAVENMVRDLRMKKIEATRVDLVGHSMGGLMARKFFLNRYYRNNQNYNQGAVRRIVMLATPNTGSGIASYVTEDVLWLSDDTIAASPDYREKMEQVFEIMGKAGMNVKGSAIKDLALNSSELRLLNDNLPAGLPLYRIAGDTGEALIMPGAVGKIIEGIITPYTHKKIYNNIPALFDGYNNNGGKPRFEPEDSDCLVGLSSALWEGVMSRDKSEIIKGRQHMGMGTDAGIASRVAALLCGPVSAFEPIPQRSQLRFPEQPTPSLMKGSAGAALSSLSDAEFTQKLGELESLLENRNTKAEGQALGKLTGLSCYPESPVLISAGTTRRLAISGSYSTGKRKNVSHKKDGTKYEVADASVALVDEDGMLTALKPGRTTLTVKNGNISATVDIFVIPFAVVAADDKVDPDNPPVDPADEINPEAPRGSSSSGCNTGAGLVLLLLPALAFIIKKS
- a CDS encoding glutaredoxin, translating into MTTIMYGTKHCPDVRAALVEIAEKGLDIEFRNFDDSVAYLKEFVLMRDKRAEFADKKENGYLGIPCFVTEDGKIFFELKDIL